A single region of the Nocardioides sp. W7 genome encodes:
- a CDS encoding LLM class flavin-dependent oxidoreductase, which produces MTTDTPKPLIFSAFVMNTPSHIMQGTWHLPGSTSTEFNSAQHWIDLAKLLEKGRFDFIFFADVIGLYGDYRGDYRKYVETGLQVPSNDPSVLASALAVATEHLGIAFTSSIVQEHPFNFARRVSTLDHLSGGRIAWNIVTSHLENSFRNFGHPALVAHDERYVWAEEYLDVLLKLWEGSWEEDAVLADAERGVYADFDKVHKIFHKGDRYEVEGPHLVAPSPQRTPLLFQAGSSPAGRDFAARNAEATFIAANSPETARAQIIDTRQRAAGFGRNPDDIKFFPGLSFVIGSTEDEARRKEAELEETLDWDGHLAHMSGSMGVDLGHHDLDAPVGNLNLETVQSLAGMLQAESPDKEVTVRDLVRWTAGSNRLVGTPEQIADQLEVWRDAGIDGVNVINVTRPGTYVEFIEHVTPVLQERGLQRREYDEGTLRHKVFGADRLPESHRGAGYRGAFGRSEIQ; this is translated from the coding sequence GTGACGACCGATACTCCCAAGCCCCTGATCTTCTCGGCGTTCGTGATGAACACGCCGTCGCACATCATGCAGGGCACCTGGCATCTGCCGGGTTCGACCTCGACGGAATTCAACTCCGCCCAGCACTGGATCGACCTCGCCAAGCTGCTGGAGAAGGGGCGCTTCGACTTCATCTTCTTCGCAGATGTGATCGGGTTGTACGGCGACTACCGGGGTGACTACCGCAAGTACGTCGAGACCGGACTCCAGGTCCCCAGCAACGACCCGTCGGTGCTGGCCTCGGCCTTGGCGGTGGCAACCGAGCATCTCGGAATCGCGTTCACCTCCTCGATCGTCCAGGAGCACCCGTTCAACTTCGCACGCCGGGTGTCGACCCTCGACCACCTCAGCGGCGGCCGGATCGCGTGGAACATCGTGACCAGCCACCTCGAGAACTCGTTCCGCAACTTCGGCCATCCGGCTCTCGTCGCTCACGACGAGCGGTACGTGTGGGCCGAGGAGTACCTCGACGTGCTGCTCAAGCTCTGGGAGGGTTCCTGGGAGGAGGATGCCGTGCTCGCCGATGCTGAGCGCGGGGTCTACGCCGACTTCGACAAGGTCCACAAGATCTTCCACAAGGGCGACCGGTACGAGGTCGAGGGGCCCCACCTCGTGGCTCCTTCGCCGCAGCGGACCCCACTGCTGTTCCAGGCGGGCTCGTCGCCTGCGGGCCGTGATTTCGCGGCGCGCAACGCCGAGGCCACCTTCATCGCCGCGAACTCGCCGGAGACCGCGCGCGCCCAGATCATCGACACCCGGCAGCGGGCGGCGGGCTTCGGCCGCAATCCCGACGACATCAAGTTCTTTCCGGGCCTCAGCTTCGTCATCGGCAGCACCGAGGACGAGGCGCGGCGCAAGGAGGCCGAGCTCGAGGAGACCCTCGACTGGGACGGCCACCTCGCCCACATGTCCGGCAGCATGGGCGTCGACCTCGGGCACCACGACCTTGACGCCCCCGTCGGGAACCTGAACCTCGAGACCGTCCAGAGCCTCGCCGGCATGCTCCAGGCAGAAAGCCCGGACAAGGAGGTGACAGTCCGCGACCTGGTGCGTTGGACCGCAGGCAGCAACCGCCTGGTGGGCACCCCGGAGCAGATCGCCGACCAGCTGGAGGTGTGGCGCGACGCCGGCATCGACGGCGTCAACGTCATCAACGTGACTCGCCCCGGCACGTACGTGGAGTTCATCGAGCACGTGACCCCGGTGCTCCAGGAGCGGGGGCTCCAACGGCGCGAGTACGACGAGGGCACCCTGCGCCACAAGGTCTTCGGTGCGGACCGACTGCCGGAGAGCCACCGCGGCGCTGGGTATCGAGGTGCCTTCGGGCGGAGCGAGATCCAGTGA
- a CDS encoding ABC transporter substrate-binding protein translates to MHRLTRLAPSAVLIAATALSVAACSSSASTSPGANSSTPTQGGSLTFIQQIEPSCLDPVQLGDMHQATFALQYLDSLVATDADGKVLPWLATSWEISPDGKVYTFRLKEGVKFTDGTPFDAAAVKANFDRIKTTTGSASQYLIYVDKTEVVDANTVEVALSRPFVPFLQQIAQSFVGIQSPTALKRGDDENCQSPVGTGPFIVDSYTPGDQAVLVRNEDYNSAPPTAEHDGPAYVDQVVWRFIPDPTARFSAVKTGQADAADGLTAINEKQAAKDDSLAVQSHDYPGHPEGVMFKTNLAPFDDVRVRQAFKYGADVDAALESIFFGLYERPGVLSPTTTDFDPSSVDAYTHDPDKANALLDEAGWTERTADGYRVKDGESLTVHWLINEGSQLDTYRTFAEQIQATEKEIGIEVVFESAPATDWTAYTKPEYQATYMKYTLNSPDVLRLLWATDAFINTDGLFVDDPDLQKAVSDAAIESDPAKRSELYATAQQRISDQAYGLTLFPESVRILSNTSRVQGIRQEPVLGLVNLQDAWVTK, encoded by the coding sequence ATGCATCGACTCACTCGGCTGGCGCCCAGCGCGGTCCTGATCGCGGCGACTGCGCTGTCCGTCGCGGCCTGCTCCTCCTCGGCTTCGACGTCCCCAGGCGCCAACTCCTCGACGCCGACCCAGGGTGGCTCGCTGACCTTCATCCAGCAGATCGAGCCGTCCTGCCTGGACCCGGTCCAGCTCGGCGACATGCACCAGGCGACGTTCGCGCTCCAGTACCTGGACTCGCTGGTCGCCACCGACGCCGACGGCAAGGTCCTCCCGTGGCTCGCGACGTCGTGGGAGATCTCGCCGGACGGCAAGGTCTACACCTTCCGACTCAAGGAGGGCGTGAAGTTCACCGACGGCACCCCCTTCGACGCAGCAGCGGTCAAGGCGAACTTCGACCGGATCAAGACCACTACGGGATCGGCCTCGCAGTACCTCATCTACGTCGACAAGACCGAGGTCGTCGACGCGAACACGGTCGAGGTGGCGCTGAGCCGGCCGTTCGTTCCGTTCCTGCAGCAGATCGCCCAGTCGTTCGTCGGCATTCAGTCGCCCACGGCACTGAAGCGGGGGGACGACGAGAACTGCCAGTCGCCGGTCGGCACCGGGCCGTTCATCGTGGACAGCTACACGCCCGGTGATCAGGCCGTACTGGTGCGCAACGAGGACTACAACTCCGCACCCCCGACGGCTGAGCACGACGGCCCGGCCTACGTCGACCAGGTGGTCTGGCGCTTCATCCCCGACCCGACCGCGCGATTCTCTGCTGTCAAGACCGGCCAGGCCGACGCCGCTGACGGGCTCACGGCGATCAACGAGAAGCAGGCGGCGAAGGACGACAGCCTGGCGGTGCAGTCCCACGACTACCCGGGACACCCCGAGGGCGTCATGTTCAAGACGAACCTCGCCCCCTTCGACGACGTACGTGTGCGTCAGGCGTTCAAGTACGGCGCGGATGTCGATGCGGCCCTGGAGAGCATCTTCTTCGGGCTCTACGAGCGACCGGGCGTGCTCAGCCCGACGACCACGGACTTCGACCCGAGCAGCGTGGACGCCTACACCCACGACCCCGACAAGGCGAACGCCCTTCTCGACGAGGCTGGCTGGACCGAGCGCACCGCAGACGGCTACCGGGTCAAGGACGGCGAGAGCCTGACGGTGCACTGGCTGATCAACGAAGGATCCCAGCTCGACACCTACCGCACCTTCGCCGAGCAGATCCAGGCGACGGAGAAGGAAATCGGCATCGAGGTGGTCTTCGAGAGCGCGCCCGCCACCGACTGGACGGCATACACGAAGCCGGAGTACCAGGCGACGTACATGAAGTACACGCTGAACAGCCCGGATGTGCTGCGCCTGCTCTGGGCGACCGATGCGTTCATCAACACCGATGGCCTCTTCGTTGACGACCCCGACCTTCAGAAGGCGGTCAGCGACGCTGCCATCGAGTCCGACCCAGCCAAGCGGTCCGAGCTGTACGCCACGGCGCAGCAGCGAATCAGCGACCAGGCGTACGGCCTGACCCTGTTCCCCGAGAGCGTGCGGATCCTGTCCAACACCTCTCGGGTCCAGGGAATCCGCCAGGAGCCGGTCCTCGGCCTGGTGAACCTTCAAGATGCGTGGGTGACCAAGTGA
- a CDS encoding response regulator transcription factor, with protein MIRVLLADDQTLVRGAFALLVNSADDMEVVGEAGTGEEAVTLTRDLRPDVVLMDIRMPSTDGIEATRQIFAADGSSGSKVLILTTFETDTNVLRGLRAGAGGFLPKDTRPDALLDAIRTVAAGEALLSPGATRAVITRALSRPDAPVPERLASLTAREREVLRLVAAGRSNQEIADELVVSPLTAKTHVGRILAKMGARDRVHLVIAAYEAGLP; from the coding sequence GGTCCTGCTCGCCGACGACCAGACTCTGGTGCGCGGCGCGTTCGCGCTGCTGGTCAACTCCGCTGATGACATGGAGGTCGTCGGGGAGGCCGGCACCGGCGAGGAGGCGGTGACGCTGACCCGGGACCTGCGCCCCGACGTCGTCTTGATGGACATCAGGATGCCGAGCACCGACGGCATCGAGGCGACTCGGCAGATCTTCGCTGCCGATGGATCGAGCGGCAGCAAGGTGCTGATCCTGACCACGTTCGAGACTGACACCAACGTCCTGCGCGGTCTTCGCGCGGGGGCGGGTGGATTCCTGCCCAAGGACACCCGTCCGGATGCGCTGCTGGACGCCATCCGCACCGTCGCGGCGGGGGAGGCGCTGCTGTCGCCCGGCGCGACCAGGGCGGTGATCACCCGTGCGCTGAGTCGCCCCGACGCGCCGGTGCCCGAGCGGCTGGCCAGCCTGACGGCGCGCGAACGCGAGGTGCTTCGGCTGGTCGCCGCGGGCCGAAGCAACCAGGAGATCGCGGACGAGCTGGTCGTCAGCCCGCTGACCGCCAAGACTCACGTGGGCCGCATCCTCGCGAAGATGGGCGCTCGCGACCGGGTCCATCTCGTGATCGCCGCGTACGAAGCCGGGCTCCCCTAG